The following are encoded in a window of Gramella sp. MT6 genomic DNA:
- a CDS encoding VanZ family protein, translated as MVAKLLLFIALVYTSAITYFSLIVMDFKVSVGGFDPTDKMLHAGAYLFLAFLWKLYFVFKHSDFKRYTANLLWVAFASFLFGMLIEVLQGTLTSYRTPDWWDVLANSTGVVLAVLFFMVMAPTVKKLKQKVA; from the coding sequence TTGGTAGCTAAATTATTACTATTTATTGCGCTAGTCTATACGAGTGCCATTACTTATTTTTCTCTTATAGTGATGGACTTTAAAGTTAGTGTAGGTGGATTTGATCCAACAGACAAAATGCTCCATGCCGGGGCATATTTGTTTTTAGCTTTCTTGTGGAAGCTGTATTTTGTATTTAAACACTCTGATTTTAAGCGATATACCGCCAATCTTCTATGGGTGGCATTCGCATCTTTTCTTTTTGGTATGTTAATTGAGGTTTTGCAGGGAACCCTAACCAGTTACAGGACACCCGATTGGTGGGATGTTCTGGCAAATTCTACTGGTGTAGTACTTGCTGTTTTGTTTTTCATGGTCATGGCGCCGACGGTGAAAAAGCTAAAGCAGAAAGTTGCCTAG
- the gcvH gene encoding glycine cleavage system protein GcvH, which translates to MNIPQELKYTKDHEWVKVEGDTAIIGVTDFAQGELGDIVYVEVETLDETLEKEEVFGTVEAVKTVSDLYMPLSGEIIEFNDSLEDEPEKVNNDPYGEGWMIKIKLSDTSELEDLLSADEYKEVVGS; encoded by the coding sequence ATGAATATTCCACAAGAATTAAAATACACGAAAGACCACGAGTGGGTTAAAGTAGAAGGCGATACCGCAATTATTGGAGTTACAGATTTTGCCCAGGGTGAGCTTGGGGATATCGTATATGTTGAGGTTGAAACTCTTGATGAGACTCTTGAAAAAGAAGAGGTTTTTGGAACGGTAGAAGCTGTAAAGACGGTATCAGATCTTTATATGCCTCTTTCTGGTGAGATCATTGAATTTAATGATAGCCTGGAAGATGAGCCAGAAAAAGTAAATAACGATCCTTACGGAGAAGGCTGGATGATCAAAATTAAACTTTCTGATACTTCAGAACTTGAAGATCTTTTATCTGCAGACGAATATAAGGAAGTAGTTGGTAGCTAA
- a CDS encoding energy transducer TonB encodes MEPKKNPKANLNRNSVLFLQLGLVLVLFITWRAIEWKTYDPDNIDIGQVNMDALDEEDVPITEMQNTPPPPPPPPPAPEVIEVVEDEEEVEEDEIQSTETNLDEIVEVEEVVEAPVEEEVEDVPFAVIEDVPIFPGCENLRNNDERKKCMSEKISKYVNKEFDTDLGAELGLSGINRVIVQFRIDEKGNIGQVRARAPHPRLEQEAARVINSLPKMKPGKQRGKPVGVMYSLPIAFKVQD; translated from the coding sequence ATGGAACCTAAGAAAAATCCGAAGGCTAATTTGAATAGAAACAGTGTTTTGTTTCTTCAACTTGGTCTTGTACTAGTTCTATTTATTACCTGGAGGGCGATTGAGTGGAAAACTTATGACCCAGACAACATAGATATAGGACAGGTGAATATGGACGCCCTTGATGAGGAGGATGTGCCTATTACAGAAATGCAGAATACGCCACCTCCACCTCCACCACCGCCACCGGCACCAGAGGTTATCGAGGTAGTGGAAGATGAAGAGGAAGTGGAAGAAGACGAAATTCAGTCTACAGAAACCAATCTTGATGAGATCGTAGAAGTGGAAGAAGTTGTTGAGGCTCCTGTAGAGGAAGAAGTAGAAGATGTTCCATTTGCGGTAATTGAAGATGTGCCGATCTTCCCAGGTTGTGAAAACCTGAGAAATAATGATGAGCGTAAAAAGTGTATGAGTGAAAAGATCTCTAAGTATGTGAACAAAGAGTTCGATACAGATCTTGGAGCTGAACTTGGATTAAGCGGTATCAACCGTGTGATCGTTCAATTTAGAATTGATGAAAAAGGTAATATTGGTCAGGTTAGAGCTCGTGCTCCACACCCAAGACTTGAGCAGGAAGCTGCACGAGTGATCAACAGTTTACCTAAAATGAAACCAGGTAAGCAGCGTGGTAAACCGGTTGGAGTTATGTACTCTCTTCCAATTGCCTTTAAAGTGCAGGACTAG
- a CDS encoding energy transducer TonB codes for MKPKKNPKADLRRRWVLFLQIGLILVLFLTLQAFHWKTYDERTWNDDKVLVDNLEEETPPVTIIPEIAPPPPPKTIIDKIDEVPDDEEVTEDVVAPTDFDLEDLPEPEEINEPEEPDEPIKVPFDFIEEVPLFPGCENLEGNDERKKCMSSKISNFVNREFDTGLGSELGLTGTNLVVVMFVVNENGLVENIQARGPHPKLEEEARRVIGKLPEMKAGRQAGRPVPVSYTIPIRFKVQE; via the coding sequence ATGAAACCTAAGAAAAACCCGAAGGCAGACCTTCGCCGGAGATGGGTCCTCTTTCTTCAAATCGGACTAATCCTGGTATTATTTTTAACGCTTCAGGCCTTCCACTGGAAAACCTATGATGAGAGAACCTGGAATGATGATAAAGTTTTGGTGGATAATCTTGAAGAAGAAACTCCACCAGTGACCATTATTCCAGAAATTGCTCCTCCACCTCCACCAAAAACGATCATTGATAAGATCGATGAAGTTCCAGATGATGAGGAAGTAACTGAAGATGTGGTCGCACCCACCGATTTCGATCTTGAGGATTTGCCCGAGCCGGAAGAGATAAATGAGCCGGAAGAACCAGATGAGCCTATAAAAGTACCATTCGATTTTATTGAAGAGGTGCCTTTGTTTCCAGGTTGTGAGAATTTGGAGGGGAACGATGAGCGTAAAAAATGCATGAGCTCAAAAATCAGTAATTTTGTAAATAGAGAATTCGATACTGGATTAGGCTCTGAGCTTGGTCTCACTGGTACGAATCTTGTGGTAGTAATGTTTGTAGTTAATGAGAACGGTCTGGTAGAGAATATTCAAGCCAGAGGGCCTCATCCTAAACTTGAAGAAGAAGCCAGAAGAGTTATTGGTAAATTACCTGAAATGAAAGCAGGTCGCCAGGCTGGGAGGCCGGTTCCTGTATCTTATACTATACCTATAAGATTTAAAGTTCAGGAATGA
- a CDS encoding gliding motility protein RemB, producing the protein MKYILLLLFINLSFQITAQDVNLSSEIYPEFPECENIDYEDQAQCFNQTLVNYIISTFQTPEIVETENYKGQLTIIFEVDEEGRFQLIYLDAAYEELKEEIKRVFESLPVIKPANYNGRPVHMQFKMPLRIPIQENTTVQQLEKGEEIALKSEDSLEEPEEDNILTEYERIQSDKFTSPEYSSELNIPLSHEYYSRFDAQLNQIGTNTHSASKPLLFSEVNRYYDFEEHRNELLQNRSTWAGRKLWNEHLVRFQTDKYWFTLDPGFDLQIGKDFEQTDHDFTYNNGRQFIVQGGLGKNFNFYSVIYESQGRFAEYYNRYAESIRPAGGDPAIVPGRGVAKTFMDEGYDYPVAEGYLSFTPAEFINIQFGHGKNFIGDGYRSLILSDNASPYPYLKLNTNFWKLKYTNTWMSLRDVRPAVVNSGSYRTKYIANHYLSLNVTKRLNLGFFESVMWENDNDRGFDINYLNPVIFYRAIEFATGADGGNAIIGLTGKYKFSNNMYAYGQWLIDEFSSGDVFGGEGSWKNKLGFQLGLKYFNAFNVENLFLQAEYNQVRPYAYSHNSITLNYGHNNQSMAHLWGANFREFIAVARYKQDRMYGSAKVIFGERGFDFSEKEDYYGQDIYRTEEDRPFDTGVEIGQGNTTNSIYTEFEAGYIVNPTTNLKLFASFIYRDFDTQTNTTANFDNSTAWINFGLRTDIFNWYFDY; encoded by the coding sequence ATGAAGTATATCTTACTTCTCCTTTTTATAAATTTAAGTTTTCAGATCACCGCCCAGGATGTTAATTTATCTTCAGAGATATATCCTGAATTTCCCGAATGTGAGAATATAGATTATGAGGATCAGGCGCAATGTTTTAACCAGACCCTGGTGAATTATATCATCTCTACTTTTCAAACTCCAGAAATCGTTGAGACCGAAAATTATAAGGGTCAGCTTACTATTATTTTTGAAGTAGATGAAGAAGGAAGATTTCAACTTATATACCTTGATGCCGCTTATGAAGAGCTTAAGGAGGAAATAAAGAGGGTCTTCGAAAGTCTGCCTGTTATTAAACCTGCCAATTATAATGGCCGGCCGGTACATATGCAATTTAAGATGCCTTTGAGAATTCCTATTCAGGAAAACACTACTGTACAGCAACTGGAGAAAGGAGAGGAGATAGCTCTGAAAAGTGAAGACTCCTTAGAGGAGCCAGAGGAAGATAATATACTTACCGAATATGAAAGAATTCAGTCTGATAAATTTACCAGTCCCGAATATTCCAGTGAGCTGAATATCCCGTTATCTCATGAATATTACTCCAGATTTGATGCGCAATTAAATCAAATTGGGACAAATACGCATTCTGCCTCCAAACCTTTACTCTTTTCTGAAGTGAACAGGTACTATGATTTTGAGGAGCACCGGAATGAATTACTGCAAAATAGATCTACCTGGGCTGGCAGGAAGTTATGGAATGAACATTTGGTGAGATTTCAAACAGATAAATACTGGTTTACTCTGGATCCCGGATTTGATCTGCAGATAGGAAAGGATTTTGAGCAGACAGACCATGATTTCACCTATAATAACGGTAGGCAATTTATAGTTCAGGGTGGACTTGGTAAGAATTTCAATTTCTATTCTGTTATCTATGAAAGCCAGGGGAGATTTGCCGAATACTATAATCGCTATGCTGAATCAATAAGGCCTGCTGGTGGTGATCCAGCGATAGTTCCTGGTAGAGGCGTTGCCAAAACTTTTATGGATGAAGGTTATGATTACCCGGTTGCTGAGGGTTATTTGTCATTTACTCCTGCTGAATTTATTAATATTCAGTTTGGTCATGGTAAGAATTTTATCGGGGATGGTTACAGATCCCTAATATTGAGCGATAATGCTTCGCCGTATCCTTATTTGAAGCTGAATACAAATTTCTGGAAACTGAAATATACCAATACCTGGATGTCTTTAAGGGATGTAAGGCCTGCCGTTGTAAATAGCGGTTCTTACAGAACAAAATATATTGCCAATCATTACCTGAGTCTGAACGTTACCAAAAGGCTGAATTTAGGTTTCTTTGAATCTGTAATGTGGGAAAATGACAATGATCGTGGTTTTGATATTAATTATTTGAATCCTGTTATTTTTTATCGTGCTATCGAATTTGCTACGGGTGCTGATGGTGGTAATGCTATTATTGGTCTTACAGGGAAATATAAATTTTCCAACAACATGTATGCTTACGGGCAATGGCTGATAGATGAATTTTCGTCAGGAGATGTATTTGGAGGGGAAGGAAGTTGGAAAAATAAACTTGGATTTCAGTTAGGTCTTAAATATTTCAATGCCTTCAATGTTGAAAACTTGTTCCTGCAGGCAGAGTATAACCAGGTGCGGCCATATGCATATTCACATAATTCCATAACCCTCAATTATGGTCATAATAATCAGTCGATGGCTCATTTATGGGGTGCGAATTTTAGAGAGTTCATAGCTGTAGCGCGATATAAGCAGGATAGAATGTATGGTTCTGCAAAGGTGATCTTTGGTGAACGTGGTTTTGATTTTTCTGAAAAAGAAGATTATTACGGCCAGGATATTTACAGGACCGAAGAGGACAGGCCTTTTGATACAGGTGTAGAAATAGGGCAGGGTAACACTACTAATTCAATTTATACCGAATTTGAAGCAGGTTATATAGTGAATCCAACTACAAATTTAAAGTTGTTCGCCAGCTTTATTTATCGTGATTTTGATACGCAAACTAATACTACGGCTAATTTTGATAATTCAACAGCCTGGATCAATTTTGGATTAAGAACCGATATTTTTAACTGGTACTTTGATTATTAG
- the cyoE gene encoding heme o synthase, protein MSNTRVHTSSASILSDFKEITKMRLAISVVFSSVAGYFLGADNIDFVVVTLLAIGGYLMVGASNAYNQIIEKNLDALMDRTKNRPLPAGRMTNTVAFTIASIFTVLGLVVLYVINPKTAMFGAISIFLYVSIYTPLKTKTPLSVFVGAFPGAIPFMLGWVAATGKFSIEPGTLFMIQFFWQFPHFWAIGWWLFDDYKKGGFFMLPTGKRDRGTAIQVILYTCWTILVSLIPVFGVTGKLYLTPVSGVIILVLGLGMLYYAIRLFKEKTAEAAKKLMFASVSYITLLQIVYVLDKFIRQWI, encoded by the coding sequence TTGAGCAACACACGCGTACATACTTCCAGCGCTTCCATTCTGTCAGATTTTAAGGAAATTACAAAGATGAGGCTTGCTATTAGCGTAGTCTTTTCCTCTGTTGCAGGTTATTTTTTAGGCGCAGATAATATAGATTTTGTAGTGGTCACTTTGTTGGCTATTGGCGGTTACCTGATGGTAGGAGCTTCCAATGCCTATAACCAGATCATTGAAAAGAATCTTGATGCCTTGATGGATAGGACCAAGAACAGGCCTTTACCTGCTGGTAGAATGACCAATACTGTAGCCTTTACTATTGCCAGTATATTTACTGTTTTAGGTTTGGTGGTGCTTTATGTGATCAATCCGAAAACAGCGATGTTCGGTGCGATAAGTATATTTTTATACGTAAGTATATATACCCCATTAAAAACCAAAACTCCACTTTCGGTTTTTGTAGGGGCATTTCCAGGAGCTATTCCTTTTATGTTAGGATGGGTAGCCGCAACGGGTAAATTCAGTATTGAGCCGGGTACTTTGTTCATGATACAGTTCTTCTGGCAATTTCCGCATTTCTGGGCTATTGGCTGGTGGTTATTCGATGATTATAAAAAAGGTGGCTTCTTTATGCTGCCAACAGGGAAGCGTGACCGCGGGACTGCGATCCAGGTAATTCTTTATACCTGCTGGACCATATTGGTTTCTTTGATCCCGGTGTTTGGAGTAACCGGTAAACTTTATCTCACACCGGTATCGGGCGTTATTATCCTTGTATTAGGATTAGGTATGCTTTATTACGCGATTAGATTATTTAAGGAAAAGACAGCTGAGGCTGCTAAAAAATTAATGTTTGCCAGTGTTTCCTATATCACACTGTTGCAGATTGTATACGTATTAGATAAATTTATTAGACAATGGATTTAA